CGCATCATCGATTACCGGGATGAGAACGGACCCTTTGCGGTCATCGAGGATATCCTCAACGTTTCGGGCATCGGTCCCTCCACCTTCGACCAGATCAAGGATCTGATAACCGTCTGATGGACTTCGACCATTTTTCTTTCATCGCGCCGCTTTATGCCCGCGTGACCTATTCCAAAACCGATGTGATGCGCGAAGTTGCATCCCTTCCGGTTCAGGGAAGGCTGTTGGATGTGGGCGGCGGGACGGGACGGGTTGCCTCCGCATTACGGGAATTTGTGGATGAAATTGTCCTTGCCGATGTTTCATTTGGGATGTTAACCCGCGCGCCCCGCCCTGCGCTGACGCCTGTATGCGGCGTTTCGGAGCTTTTGCCTTTCCCCGACTCCTCCTTCGAGCGGATCATCATGGTGGACGCCCTGCATCATGTCGAGAATCATTCGCGCACAGCGGACGAAATGTTCCGCGTGTTGAAGCCGGGCGGAATTCTCGTCATCGAAGAGCCGGATATCCGTACCTTCGGCGTGAAATTGATCGCCATTGCCGAGAAGTTATTGCTGATGCGCAGTCACTTCCTTGCGCCGGACGCGATCATGAAATTATTCAGGAATGGGGAGAAGGAAACAAAAACGGCCGATGGCACAGCCTGGGTAATAATACGAAAGTAGAAAGAGACATGACTCACCCCGAAATTAAGGATTCGCGGGTGAGTTCGTTTTTAAGAACAAATGGGACGCTGATAAACGCTGAATACGCGGATTTTTAATACCCTTTCCGCGAAAATCTGCGCTCATCCGCGTCCCAAATTAAATTCGGGGTTAATTATGTCTGATTGTTTAACCCGCCAGCACATGCCTTGAAATGACCAGCCGGTTGATCTCGCTCGTCCCTTCGCCGATGGTCATCAGGCGCGCGTCGCGGTACATGCGCTCCACGTGATACTCGCGGCTGTAACCGAACCCGCCATGGATCTGGATCGCATCATAGATCACGCGCTCCGCCATTTCAGTTGCGTATAGCTTTGCAATCGCGGCTTCCTTGCTGTATGGACGCCCCTGATCCTTGAGCCACGAGGCTTTGTAGATATACGTGCGCGCGAGTTCGATCTCCACTTCCATGTTCGCGATCTTGAACTGGATCGCCTGAAAGTCTGCAATGGACTGGTTGAACGCTTTCCTTTCCTTTGCGTAAGAGATCGCCGCTTCCATCGCGCCGCGCGCCAATCCGACGGAGATCGCGCCGATGCTGATGCGCCCGGCATCGAGAGTCGCAAGCGTCTGCTGCAATCCGCGCCCCTCGGGACCGATCATATATCCAAGCGGCACGCGCACATCCTCATACGTCACGGAGTGGGTGGGGGAGCCGCGCAACCCCATTTTCTTCTCGGCGGGATGAATGGTCAACCCCTTCGCGTCGGTGGGCACGAGGATCATGCTCAACGACTTCGAGCCGCCCTTCGGGTCCGTGCGGACGAGCGTAATGATGTATTCCGCGATGCTGGCATTGGTGTTCCACATCTTCGAACCGTTGATGACCCACTCATCGCCGTCTCTGGCGGCGCGGGTCAACACCCCGCCCTGGATGTCCGAACCTGCGCCGGGCTCGGTCAAGGCAAGCGAGCCGAGTTTGTTCTTCCCGGTGGCGACCAGCGGCAGCCATTTCTTTTTCAACTCCTCGCTTCCATAAATGGCGATGGGTGCGGTGCCCAACCCGTTATGCGCGGTGAATGCCAGCGCCGTCGAACCGCAGCCCCAGCCAAGTTCCTCCATCGCGATCGAGTTCGAGATCGAGTCGACGTTGGAGCCGCCGTACTCTTCCGGGATGTTCAATCCCAGCAGTCCCACCGGTCCGCCTTTGCGGACAGCTTCCCAGTTGAATTCCTCTTTTTCGTCCACTTCGCGGGCTTTCGGCCGCAGTTCCTTTTCCGCGTAATCATGGACGATCTTCTTCCACGTCTTTTGTTCCTCACTTAGCTCGAAATCCATTTTGACTCCATTTTAGAGTGTGATGACTTTATCTGCCCTGGTCTGCGCTTCGATTATA
This portion of the Anaerolineales bacterium genome encodes:
- a CDS encoding class I SAM-dependent methyltransferase; translation: MDFDHFSFIAPLYARVTYSKTDVMREVASLPVQGRLLDVGGGTGRVASALREFVDEIVLADVSFGMLTRAPRPALTPVCGVSELLPFPDSSFERIIMVDALHHVENHSRTADEMFRVLKPGGILVIEEPDIRTFGVKLIAIAEKLLLMRSHFLAPDAIMKLFRNGEKETKTADGTAWVIIRK
- a CDS encoding acyl-CoA dehydrogenase family protein — translated: MDFELSEEQKTWKKIVHDYAEKELRPKAREVDEKEEFNWEAVRKGGPVGLLGLNIPEEYGGSNVDSISNSIAMEELGWGCGSTALAFTAHNGLGTAPIAIYGSEELKKKWLPLVATGKNKLGSLALTEPGAGSDIQGGVLTRAARDGDEWVINGSKMWNTNASIAEYIITLVRTDPKGGSKSLSMILVPTDAKGLTIHPAEKKMGLRGSPTHSVTYEDVRVPLGYMIGPEGRGLQQTLATLDAGRISIGAISVGLARGAMEAAISYAKERKAFNQSIADFQAIQFKIANMEVEIELARTYIYKASWLKDQGRPYSKEAAIAKLYATEMAERVIYDAIQIHGGFGYSREYHVERMYRDARLMTIGEGTSEINRLVISRHVLAG